In Anaerolineae bacterium, the following are encoded in one genomic region:
- the malQ gene encoding 4-alpha-glucanotransferase, producing the protein MTLFPRSSGVLLHPTSLPGRYGIGDLGEWAYRFVDWLAENGQSIWQVLPLGPTSYGDSPYQTLSAFAGNANLISLDQLVEDGWLTADDLADVPPFPADRVDYGWIIGYHDQKLSLAYDRFASNRTSPHQAEFETWCAENAYWLDDFALFAALKDAQGGRPWVEWPEGEALRQPLALEAARHTHAYRIAEHRFRQWVFHRQWFALKAYANGKGVRLFGDLPIFVAHDSADVWANRDQFYLDAKGRPTVIAGVPPDYFSPTGQRWGNPLYRWDVMRADGYAWWIRRFRAILSVVDYVRIDHFRGFEAYWEIPAKEKTAINGHWRPGPRHDFFNVVKAELGELPIIAEDLGVITEGVEKLREDFGLPGMKVLQFAWGEDPKNPFLPHNHVPNCVVYSGTHDNNTTLGWWKEECTDAMRRFMTDYLGAEVHDPAWTFMVLGMRSCAHTFIVTMQDVLGLGSEARMNTPGNPAGNWTWRFTPEQMARANQGLAHITWLYQRRADQQEKVYGDVAVAKK; encoded by the coding sequence ATGACTCTGTTCCCCCGTTCCAGTGGCGTCCTGCTCCATCCCACCTCGCTGCCAGGCCGTTATGGCATCGGCGATCTGGGGGAGTGGGCGTACCGGTTTGTGGACTGGCTGGCCGAAAACGGCCAGTCGATCTGGCAGGTGCTGCCGCTTGGCCCGACCAGCTACGGCGATTCGCCGTACCAGACTCTTTCCGCCTTCGCCGGCAACGCCAACCTGATCAGCCTGGATCAGCTGGTCGAGGATGGCTGGCTGACAGCTGACGATCTGGCCGATGTGCCACCCTTCCCCGCCGATCGTGTCGACTACGGCTGGATCATCGGCTACCACGACCAGAAGCTCAGCCTGGCCTACGATCGCTTCGCCTCCAACCGTACCTCGCCCCACCAGGCTGAATTCGAAACCTGGTGCGCTGAAAACGCCTACTGGCTGGACGACTTCGCCCTGTTCGCCGCCCTCAAAGACGCCCAGGGCGGGCGGCCCTGGGTCGAGTGGCCGGAAGGGGAGGCCCTGCGCCAGCCGCTGGCGCTGGAAGCCGCCCGCCATACCCACGCCTACCGCATTGCTGAGCATCGCTTCCGCCAGTGGGTCTTCCACCGGCAATGGTTCGCGCTCAAGGCCTACGCTAACGGCAAAGGCGTCCGCCTGTTTGGCGACCTGCCCATCTTCGTGGCCCATGACAGCGCGGATGTCTGGGCCAACCGCGACCAGTTCTACCTGGACGCCAAAGGTCGCCCGACCGTGATCGCCGGCGTACCGCCGGATTACTTCAGCCCGACGGGACAGCGCTGGGGTAACCCCCTTTACCGCTGGGATGTCATGCGGGCTGACGGCTACGCCTGGTGGATCCGCCGCTTCCGCGCCATCCTCAGCGTGGTCGATTACGTCCGCATTGACCACTTCCGCGGCTTTGAAGCCTACTGGGAGATTCCGGCGAAAGAAAAGACGGCCATCAATGGCCACTGGCGGCCCGGCCCGCGCCACGATTTCTTCAACGTGGTCAAAGCGGAACTGGGCGAACTGCCGATCATCGCGGAAGACCTGGGCGTGATCACCGAGGGTGTCGAAAAGCTGCGGGAGGATTTCGGCCTGCCGGGCATGAAGGTGCTGCAGTTTGCCTGGGGAGAGGACCCCAAGAACCCCTTCCTGCCGCACAACCATGTCCCCAACTGCGTCGTTTACAGCGGTACGCATGATAACAACACTACCCTCGGCTGGTGGAAAGAAGAATGCACCGATGCCATGCGCCGCTTCATGACCGACTACCTGGGCGCTGAAGTTCACGACCCGGCCTGGACCTTTATGGTGCTGGGCATGCGTTCCTGCGCCCATACCTTCATCGTCACCATGCAGGACGTGCTGGGCCTCGGCTCTGAGGCGCGGATGAACACGCCCGGCAACCCGGCGGGCAACTGGACCTGGCGCTTTACGCCGGAGCAGATGGCGCGGGCTAACCAGGGGTTGGCCCACATCACCTGGCTGTACCAGCGCCGCGCCGACCAGCAGGAAAAGGTCTACGGCGATGTAGCTGTCGCCAAGAAGTAA
- a CDS encoding YihY/virulence factor BrkB family protein, whose amino-acid sequence MPQLTPPPPEDQPPPLARLILWVEHRISRLAWWLARTYAALDRATDGLLPLLARGWVAFAQRDTRYAASLAYYALFSIFPLVLLAITIISGLLGPGLAREQVIQFIGTFFPADTVEVIADNVQLALRQRQPFGLVAVISLVWSGLSLFSNLTVAIDNIFHPTRWRPLWRKRLMAMVMVVVLAALLTGSLITSLGLRLVSALLLDRGGATLRILNLSLPLGLNLTIFALLFRYVPRVRVRWDAIWPAAILGSLGWNLAQTLFVWYLDNFSLYSLIYGSLAAVIILLLWVYVSSAILLLAAELCNALNTWLERREQV is encoded by the coding sequence TTGCCCCAGCTCACCCCTCCGCCACCTGAAGACCAGCCGCCGCCCCTGGCTCGCCTGATCCTGTGGGTGGAACACCGGATCAGCCGGCTGGCCTGGTGGCTGGCGCGGACCTACGCCGCGCTGGACCGGGCCACAGACGGCCTGCTGCCGCTGCTGGCGCGGGGCTGGGTTGCCTTTGCCCAGCGCGACACCCGTTACGCTGCTTCGCTGGCGTACTATGCCCTGTTTTCGATCTTCCCCCTGGTGCTCCTGGCCATCACCATCATCAGCGGTCTGCTGGGGCCAGGTCTGGCCCGCGAACAGGTTATCCAGTTTATCGGCACATTCTTCCCCGCCGACACCGTCGAAGTCATCGCGGACAACGTCCAGCTTGCCCTGCGCCAGCGCCAGCCTTTCGGCCTGGTAGCCGTGATCAGCCTGGTCTGGTCGGGGCTATCGCTGTTTTCCAACCTGACCGTCGCCATCGACAACATCTTTCATCCAACCCGCTGGCGCCCCCTCTGGCGCAAGCGCCTGATGGCCATGGTCATGGTGGTGGTGCTGGCCGCCCTGCTGACCGGCTCACTGATCACGTCGCTGGGCCTGCGCCTGGTCAGCGCCCTGCTGCTGGATCGCGGCGGGGCCACCCTGCGCATCCTCAACCTCTCACTGCCGCTGGGGCTGAACCTGACGATCTTCGCCCTGCTGTTCCGCTACGTGCCCCGTGTGCGGGTACGCTGGGATGCCATCTGGCCGGCAGCGATCCTGGGCAGCCTGGGCTGGAACCTGGCGCAAACCCTGTTCGTGTGGTACCTGGACAACTTCAGCCTCTACAGCCTGATTTACGGCTCCCTGGCGGCGGTGATCATCCTGCTGCTCTGGGTATACGTCAGCTCGGCAATCTTGCTCCTGGCGGCGGAACTCTGCAACGCACTCAACACGTGGCTTGAACGGCGGGAGCAAGTATAG
- a CDS encoding GNAT family N-acetyltransferase: protein MNTVRIAAGQLKHFVVRRPTLEDAAAVTGLINVCAVIETGSLAMTVDQLLQIWASPGFDLQTDAWMVFDPVGQLVGYAELWEQPPYEAPYVWVHVHPDYVGRGIGIHLLSLAEGHVRQAARCDMAGRRVVLRVATICLNQTARRMLSEQGFRLTERFWRSGEGTQGAGRSGGPVDRIALRTFVPGEQGLAAYRYDIYEKELCA, encoded by the coding sequence ATGAATACAGTTCGCATTGCAGCAGGACAACTCAAACACTTTGTGGTTCGGCGTCCAACGCTGGAAGACGCCGCCGCTGTGACCGGCCTGATCAACGTCTGCGCGGTTATCGAGACCGGATCGCTGGCGATGACAGTCGATCAGTTGCTGCAGATCTGGGCCTCGCCAGGCTTTGACCTGCAGACTGATGCCTGGATGGTCTTTGACCCGGTGGGTCAGCTGGTGGGTTACGCCGAGCTATGGGAGCAGCCGCCCTATGAGGCGCCTTATGTGTGGGTGCATGTGCATCCAGACTACGTCGGGCGCGGCATTGGTATCCATCTGCTTAGCCTGGCGGAAGGGCATGTTCGCCAGGCGGCCCGCTGCGACATGGCGGGCAGGCGGGTGGTGCTGCGGGTGGCCACGATCTGCCTGAACCAGACCGCTCGCCGTATGCTCAGCGAGCAGGGCTTCCGCCTGACCGAACGTTTCTGGCGCTCCGGCGAAGGTACACAGGGCGCAGGGCGCTCCGGCGGTCCCGTCGATCGCATCGCGCTGCGGACTTTTGTGCCAGGCGAGCAGGGGCTGGCAGCGTACCGTTATGACATCTACGAGAAGGAACTGTGCGCTTAA
- a CDS encoding GNAT family N-acetyltransferase — protein sequence MSTIVIRALTEFEERAGVVHRVGAYAFEPSPPLVPRENWERWLRNVPDATILAAFEGGQAVAISCSSPFTQNVRGQIWPMSGIWGVATLPGARRNGHIRRLMADLLRRGYEEGMPVTCLYPFRPSFYERMGYVSFPQPRMAKIDPRPLAPLLRMSLGGTVELLPIKDGHAIYRAYILAQQQRIHGMAVCSEPAALNEASRDHWLAVARVAGEPAGAMIYTISGEEDRRVMRVHRFYTHTAAGLYLLLEWFARHIDQVEHVEVRLPPAELPETWWPDLATLKTERLWPPMGRVLDVARLGGMAAGTGRFTARLSDPLCPWNEGIWTFAGEGGSLTVTPAAGTPECTLTIQGLSALVYGAHDPALFAMLGWGDPAPEVQAVMRAIFPAQLPYLHEEF from the coding sequence ATGAGCACCATTGTCATTCGGGCGCTGACCGAGTTCGAGGAGCGCGCCGGGGTTGTGCACCGTGTGGGGGCTTACGCTTTTGAGCCGTCGCCGCCGCTGGTGCCCCGCGAAAACTGGGAGCGCTGGCTGCGCAACGTGCCCGATGCGACCATCCTGGCCGCCTTTGAAGGGGGGCAGGCGGTGGCCATCTCGTGCAGTTCGCCTTTTACCCAGAACGTGCGCGGCCAGATCTGGCCGATGAGCGGCATCTGGGGTGTGGCGACGCTGCCCGGCGCGCGGCGCAACGGCCATATCCGACGGCTGATGGCCGATCTGCTGCGCCGGGGATATGAGGAAGGCATGCCGGTGACCTGCCTGTATCCTTTCCGGCCATCCTTTTATGAGCGTATGGGCTATGTATCCTTCCCGCAGCCGCGTATGGCGAAGATCGATCCGCGTCCGCTGGCGCCGTTGCTGCGGATGTCACTGGGCGGGACGGTGGAACTGTTGCCGATCAAGGACGGCCACGCGATCTACCGGGCGTATATCCTGGCCCAGCAGCAGCGGATTCACGGCATGGCTGTTTGTAGCGAACCCGCGGCGCTTAACGAAGCTAGCCGCGATCACTGGCTGGCGGTGGCCCGTGTTGCTGGGGAACCGGCCGGCGCGATGATCTACACGATCAGCGGGGAAGAAGATCGGCGCGTGATGCGCGTCCACCGCTTCTATACGCACACCGCCGCCGGTTTGTACCTCCTGCTGGAGTGGTTCGCCCGCCACATCGACCAGGTGGAGCACGTTGAGGTGCGCCTGCCACCAGCGGAACTACCGGAAACGTGGTGGCCTGACCTGGCCACACTCAAGACAGAGCGCCTGTGGCCGCCGATGGGCCGCGTGCTGGATGTGGCCCGGCTCGGGGGGATGGCTGCCGGGACGGGCCGCTTCACCGCCCGGCTTAGCGATCCGCTCTGCCCCTGGAACGAGGGCATCTGGACGTTTGCGGGGGAGGGCGGGAGCCTGACGGTGACGCCGGCCGCTGGCACTCCGGAGTGCACCCTGACTATTCAGGGGCTGTCGGCGCTGGTTTACGGGGCGCACGACCCGGCTCTATTCGCCATGCTGGGCTGGGGTGATCCCGCGCCGGAAGTGCAGGCCGTCATGCGGGCCATCTTCCCGGCGCAGTTGCCGTACCTGCACGAGGAGTTCTGA
- a CDS encoding M50 family metallopeptidase — protein sequence MSDRDRRLSPLLAALAFLLVLLIWQVPELNGLLYPFRYFVTTIHEMSHGLAAVISGGTFVEYQVYASGAGVATTAHRAPWLVIPAGYVGTALFGAVLLYLTNRNLWTHVIAMALGFTLGAITLVFARNSTAILVGLLSAAALIALGWKAPRLLVTFVLNILAMLTGLNAVLDVWGLLHNLNASAVTGLGNIPNDAYHMAQAVGILPAAGWAVIWMIQALALLGFSAYLTFWRPLHRRADDPTF from the coding sequence ATGTCTGATCGTGATCGCCGCCTTTCGCCCTTGCTGGCTGCTCTGGCCTTTCTGCTGGTACTGCTGATCTGGCAGGTGCCGGAATTGAACGGGCTGCTCTACCCATTCCGTTACTTCGTAACAACCATCCACGAAATGAGCCACGGCCTGGCGGCGGTGATCAGCGGCGGCACCTTTGTGGAATACCAGGTCTACGCCAGCGGTGCGGGGGTGGCCACTACCGCCCACCGTGCCCCGTGGCTGGTCATCCCGGCGGGGTATGTGGGCACAGCACTCTTCGGCGCCGTCCTGCTCTACCTGACCAACCGCAACTTATGGACCCACGTTATCGCGATGGCCCTGGGCTTCACGCTGGGGGCGATCACCCTGGTTTTTGCCCGCAACAGTACAGCCATCCTGGTCGGGCTGCTCTCTGCTGCTGCGCTCATCGCCCTCGGCTGGAAGGCCCCACGATTGCTGGTCACATTCGTGTTGAACATCCTGGCCATGCTGACCGGCCTCAACGCCGTGCTGGACGTGTGGGGCCTGCTCCATAACCTCAACGCCAGCGCGGTGACGGGGCTGGGCAATATTCCCAACGATGCCTACCACATGGCTCAGGCCGTTGGCATCCTACCCGCCGCTGGCTGGGCCGTAATCTGGATGATCCAGGCGCTGGCGCTGCTGGGATTCTCCGCCTACCTGACCTTCTGGCGACCGCTGCACCGCCGCGC
- a CDS encoding MFS transporter translates to MKKLNAVTVYLVFQGGWSFFFGLVVTVNMVYQAVTVGLNPLQLVLVGTALELSAAIFEVPTGVIADLHGRRLSVIIGTALTGVGFIIEGSFPVWGMVMLGQAVWGFGWTFISGALDAWIADEVGTERAGRAYLRGAQVGQIMGLAAILPSVLLASVAITGPIVLGGALFIGLAVFLFFFMPEEGFRPAARGSRLNWTHMRETLGQGIRLVRLRPVLLALLLVGLFYGAYSEGFDRLWTAFLLREHTLPGIGDLQPVVWFGLIRAVSAVLSIGATELVKRRLTLDHRRSVSRALLLFYGLVSAGTVAYALSGSVAAALAAYWVVVTARSTAGPVMVAWLNQHIDSRVRATVLSMSAQADEIGQIAGGPAIGAIGTVVSLRAALAISGLLLLPALGLLRGQLRVALEPLAEAPAAD, encoded by the coding sequence TTGAAGAAACTCAACGCTGTCACCGTGTATCTGGTTTTTCAGGGCGGATGGTCGTTCTTCTTTGGCCTGGTGGTGACCGTGAACATGGTCTACCAGGCTGTTACCGTCGGGCTGAACCCGCTGCAACTGGTGCTGGTGGGGACGGCCCTGGAGCTTTCCGCCGCGATCTTTGAGGTGCCCACCGGCGTGATTGCCGACCTGCATGGGCGGCGGCTGTCGGTGATCATCGGCACAGCGCTGACCGGCGTAGGTTTCATCATCGAAGGCTCCTTCCCGGTGTGGGGGATGGTCATGCTGGGTCAGGCGGTATGGGGCTTCGGCTGGACGTTCATCAGCGGGGCGCTGGATGCCTGGATCGCCGACGAGGTCGGCACGGAACGCGCCGGGCGGGCCTACCTGCGCGGCGCACAGGTCGGGCAAATCATGGGCCTGGCTGCAATCCTGCCCAGTGTGCTGCTGGCCAGCGTGGCGATCACGGGGCCGATTGTGCTCGGCGGGGCGCTGTTCATCGGTCTGGCCGTCTTTCTGTTCTTCTTTATGCCGGAGGAAGGCTTCCGGCCTGCTGCGCGGGGAAGCCGCCTGAACTGGACTCACATGCGGGAGACGCTGGGGCAGGGCATCCGGCTGGTGCGGCTGCGCCCCGTGCTGCTGGCCCTGCTGCTGGTCGGGCTGTTCTATGGTGCGTACAGCGAAGGCTTTGACCGCCTGTGGACGGCTTTTCTGCTGCGCGAGCATACCCTGCCGGGGATTGGGGATCTGCAGCCGGTCGTCTGGTTTGGCCTCATCCGCGCCGTCTCTGCGGTGCTGTCCATCGGTGCGACGGAGCTGGTCAAACGGCGGCTGACCTTGGACCATCGGCGGAGCGTCAGCCGGGCGCTGCTGCTGTTCTACGGCCTGGTCTCCGCCGGGACGGTAGCTTACGCGCTGTCGGGCAGCGTTGCAGCGGCGCTGGCGGCCTACTGGGTTGTGGTTACCGCGCGGTCAACGGCGGGACCGGTCATGGTGGCCTGGCTGAACCAGCACATCGACTCGCGGGTACGGGCGACGGTGCTTTCCATGTCGGCGCAGGCTGATGAAATCGGCCAGATCGCCGGCGGTCCGGCCATCGGCGCGATCGGGACGGTAGTCTCCCTGCGCGCCGCGCTGGCTATCAGCGGTCTGCTGCTGCTCCCGGCGTTGGGGTTGCTGCGCGGGCAATTGCGGGTGGCGCTGGAGCCGCTGGCGGAGGCGCCCGCGGCTGACTGA
- a CDS encoding ABC transporter permease, which yields MMTMLGKLNFRKEALQSYAFVARNFNLVKRYWGWELVWLAYSTATSLSVVFIGQGSTLITGQEDINTSFFVVYLLIGTLVWRFLSGLFNNISEMIQWERWEGTIEYTLMAPVHRFTQIAGQAGFAVLYSLLFTLVIGAAMVAFFELDFSGANLFGALLVLLAGSISLVSLGVMASILPLLYTERGTQMTHIVEAFLLLISGVYYPIEVLPAWLQSIAQISPVYYVLGGIRAAILDGVPTLELWPYMIPLLIIGAIGLPVGVWAFRQAELYAKRTGKLKRVG from the coding sequence ATGATGACCATGCTGGGGAAGCTGAACTTTCGGAAAGAGGCGTTGCAGAGTTACGCCTTTGTCGCCCGCAACTTCAACCTGGTCAAGCGGTACTGGGGCTGGGAGCTGGTGTGGCTGGCGTATTCGACCGCGACCTCGCTCTCGGTGGTGTTCATCGGCCAGGGGTCGACGCTCATCACCGGGCAGGAGGACATTAACACGTCGTTTTTCGTCGTCTATCTGCTGATCGGGACGCTGGTCTGGCGCTTTCTGTCGGGCCTGTTCAACAATATCAGCGAGATGATCCAGTGGGAACGCTGGGAGGGGACGATCGAGTACACCCTGATGGCCCCCGTCCACCGCTTCACCCAGATCGCCGGGCAGGCGGGCTTCGCTGTGCTGTACAGCCTGCTGTTCACCCTGGTGATCGGCGCGGCGATGGTGGCCTTCTTTGAACTAGACTTCAGCGGCGCGAACCTGTTCGGGGCGTTGCTGGTGTTGCTGGCGGGGAGTATCTCGCTGGTTTCGCTGGGGGTGATGGCGAGTATCCTGCCGCTGCTCTACACCGAGCGCGGCACGCAGATGACGCATATCGTCGAGGCGTTCCTGCTGTTGATCTCCGGCGTGTACTACCCGATCGAAGTGTTGCCAGCATGGCTGCAGTCGATCGCACAAATCTCGCCGGTCTACTATGTACTGGGCGGCATCCGGGCGGCAATCCTGGATGGCGTGCCGACTCTGGAACTGTGGCCGTACATGATCCCGCTGCTGATCATCGGCGCGATCGGACTGCCGGTAGGGGTATGGGCCTTCCGCCAGGCGGAGCTATACGCCAAGCGGACGGGCAAGCTCAAGCGGGTGGGCTAG
- a CDS encoding methyltransferase domain-containing protein, which produces MSLRFHEIAERDHVIQNPITLEKLDAIGAACGFQPGMHLLDLACGRGEMLTRWAAQYGIGGTGVDISAAFLTEARRRARERRVIDRVTFVQADAGKYLDDTPGEAGTYDVVSCVGATWIGGGTPGTLAIMRRALKDQRDGLLLVGDVYWARLPVEEAAYAVMGEESRAWAHGLPAMLEMFNQTGFDLVQMSLANPDSWDAYYAPQWRSVFTWLREHPDDPDYAALRAWIDRNQRGYLRYERDYCGWGLFLLQPKLD; this is translated from the coding sequence ATGAGTCTGCGTTTTCACGAGATCGCCGAACGTGACCACGTGATCCAGAATCCGATCACGCTGGAGAAGCTGGATGCCATTGGCGCGGCCTGCGGCTTTCAGCCGGGGATGCACCTGCTCGATCTGGCCTGCGGGCGCGGCGAAATGCTGACCCGCTGGGCGGCACAGTATGGGATCGGCGGGACAGGAGTAGACATCAGCGCCGCCTTCCTGACGGAAGCCCGTCGCCGCGCTCGCGAACGTCGGGTTATCGACCGGGTCACCTTCGTGCAGGCCGACGCCGGGAAGTACCTGGATGATACCCCGGGGGAGGCCGGTACGTACGATGTGGTGAGTTGCGTTGGGGCGACCTGGATCGGCGGCGGGACGCCCGGCACGCTGGCGATCATGCGCCGTGCCCTCAAAGATCAGCGGGACGGCCTGCTGTTGGTGGGGGATGTGTACTGGGCCAGGCTGCCGGTCGAAGAAGCAGCCTATGCCGTGATGGGCGAGGAATCGCGGGCGTGGGCGCACGGCCTGCCGGCGATGCTGGAGATGTTCAACCAGACCGGTTTTGACCTGGTGCAGATGTCCCTGGCGAATCCCGATAGCTGGGATGCCTATTACGCGCCGCAGTGGCGCAGTGTCTTCACCTGGCTGCGCGAGCACCCTGATGATCCGGATTATGCCGCCCTGCGCGCCTGGATTGACCGCAACCAGCGCGGCTATCTGCGGTACGAGCGTGATTACTGTGGCTGGGGGTTATTCCTGCTCCAGCCGAAGCTGGACTGA
- a CDS encoding ABC transporter ATP-binding protein: MTIVIDHNQDALNVSHVTKRFKVQKPPFWERWFGHDAAESGQQAEKARHEVVAVRNVSLDVHRGEIYGILGPNGSGKSTLVRLLSTLLIPDEGEVRVFGLDIIRHEMDVKRMINRVSVDAAFFKKLSPLENLLYGARLYGMSGGEAREKAIAILKRLGLDARTYTQPMEEMSRGMQQKVAIARAFLTQPILLLLDEPTTGLDPRSKYEVQEFVYELRDKHDATILITTHDMGEADRLCDRIAILDDGRIVAEDTPEGLKRLIRRNGHEPTLEDVFMQLTGKQLVEEDDFDADKAAELKAVA; encoded by the coding sequence ATGACGATAGTGATCGATCACAATCAGGACGCTTTGAACGTCAGCCATGTGACTAAGCGCTTTAAGGTGCAAAAACCGCCCTTCTGGGAGCGCTGGTTTGGCCATGACGCGGCGGAGAGCGGCCAGCAAGCGGAGAAGGCTCGCCACGAGGTGGTAGCCGTTCGCAATGTCTCGCTCGATGTCCATCGCGGCGAAATCTACGGCATCCTTGGCCCTAATGGCTCCGGCAAGAGCACGCTGGTGCGCCTGCTCTCCACCCTGCTGATCCCGGATGAGGGGGAAGTGCGCGTCTTCGGGCTGGACATCATCCGGCACGAGATGGATGTCAAGCGCATGATCAACCGGGTATCGGTGGACGCGGCGTTCTTCAAGAAGCTCAGCCCGCTGGAGAACCTGCTCTATGGCGCACGGCTGTACGGGATGAGCGGCGGCGAGGCCCGCGAGAAGGCAATCGCCATCCTCAAGCGGCTCGGCCTGGATGCACGCACCTACACGCAGCCGATGGAGGAGATGAGCCGGGGGATGCAGCAGAAAGTGGCTATCGCCCGCGCCTTCCTCACCCAGCCGATCCTGCTGCTGCTGGACGAGCCGACCACCGGCCTCGACCCGCGCTCCAAGTACGAGGTGCAGGAATTCGTCTACGAACTGCGTGATAAGCACGACGCGACGATCCTGATCACCACCCACGACATGGGGGAGGCCGACCGCCTGTGTGACCGGATTGCCATTCTGGATGATGGCCGGATCGTGGCGGAAGATACGCCCGAAGGGCTGAAGCGCCTGATCCGCCGTAACGGCCACGAGCCGACGCTGGAAGACGTGTTTATGCAGTTGACCGGCAAGCAGCTTGTGGAAGAAGATGACTTTGACGCAGACAAGGCCGCGGAATTGAAGGCCGTGGCCTGA
- a CDS encoding GNAT family N-acetyltransferase, giving the protein MTTADSQLLLRAPTLADIPAAVALMNAVSMAEQGVRQEDEAHLAHEWATDHFDLATDARFALDVEGRPIGYIEVWDRPPHVHPFIWGCVHPDYQGRGIGTGLMDWAEARAARVVNDAPAGARVSVRASTVSTNERAARLLTRRGYRPVRHFWRMVRELEPAVTPEPPDWPEGITLRPYFPGLDDRLIHRVVMDSFRDHWGFIEEPFEAWRRRVRGRPDFDPSLWLLAVTTASGGDEIVGVALCSPAAIEDPDMGWVGSLGVLREWRRRGIARALLQYAIGEFYRRGQARVGLGVDAASLTGATRLYEEVGMRVVRQWDQYEKVLREGQEIAIESLD; this is encoded by the coding sequence ATGACCACTGCTGATAGCCAGCTACTGTTGCGCGCGCCGACGCTGGCGGATATCCCCGCCGCTGTCGCCCTGATGAATGCTGTTTCGATGGCGGAGCAGGGCGTCCGCCAGGAAGATGAAGCGCATCTGGCCCATGAATGGGCCACCGATCACTTTGATCTGGCGACCGATGCACGCTTTGCTCTGGACGTGGAGGGCCGCCCGATCGGCTACATCGAAGTGTGGGATCGCCCGCCGCATGTCCATCCCTTCATCTGGGGCTGCGTCCATCCGGACTACCAGGGCCGGGGAATCGGGACCGGACTGATGGACTGGGCGGAGGCGCGTGCCGCCCGGGTGGTGAACGATGCGCCGGCGGGCGCGCGCGTCAGCGTCCGGGCCAGCACGGTCAGTACCAACGAACGCGCCGCGCGGTTGCTGACCCGCCGCGGCTACCGCCCGGTACGGCACTTCTGGCGTATGGTCCGCGAGTTGGAACCGGCAGTGACGCCGGAACCCCCGGACTGGCCGGAGGGGATCACGCTGCGCCCGTACTTCCCCGGTCTGGATGATCGCCTGATCCACCGCGTGGTTATGGACTCTTTCCGCGACCACTGGGGCTTTATCGAGGAGCCGTTTGAGGCGTGGCGTCGCCGGGTCAGGGGGCGCCCCGACTTCGATCCATCGCTGTGGCTTCTGGCGGTGACGACGGCTTCCGGCGGGGATGAGATCGTCGGCGTGGCGCTGTGCTCCCCGGCAGCAATTGAAGACCCGGATATGGGCTGGGTTGGCTCGCTGGGGGTGTTGCGGGAATGGCGGCGGCGGGGAATCGCCCGCGCCCTGCTGCAGTACGCCATCGGCGAGTTTTACCGCCGGGGACAGGCGCGGGTTGGGCTGGGCGTGGACGCGGCCAGCCTGACCGGCGCGACCCGCCTGTACGAGGAAGTCGGGATGCGTGTCGTCCGCCAGTGGGATCAGTACGAGAAAGTGCTGCGCGAAGGGCAGGAGATCGCGATCGAGTCGCTGGACTGA